The Homalodisca vitripennis isolate AUS2020 chromosome 7, UT_GWSS_2.1, whole genome shotgun sequence DNA segment agcctatcaaaagaagactccatatgacgtccatactccttaaagggttaataatgAAAGCAAATTCTGTAAGGCAGACAAGTAGTATTGTGCAACATCATAAGGATCAAGACTGTTCATCTTCTTTATAGATACTTTGTTTTGTCTAGTGAGCTTTATCAGTATGAATTATAGGAAAGAGATGCTccattaatattaagaaataaatcttTACTCATAagtattataacacttaaatACACAGATTTTTACTTAATCatgtaattaaaaatctaatatgtgccaaaatcattagttttattGGACAAATTTGAGAAAAGGTATACTTTTTATTGACAAATGTCCACAGACTTATTCATTTGAGAAAGGTTGTAGGCAGTATGGGTTCATAACAAAAGTTTTCAATACTAGTATTCAAAATCAATGACAgctcatatatattttttttattgactagCCTAATTGATCAAtctgaaataattgtaaatttagttgATTAATCTGAAATACTTGTAAGTTGAATTGATGTCTAAAACATTTCTtgtgaaaaatttacaattaaatacagCATTTTTTCTGACTGTTTCGATACAGTTCTAACAGATTTATATAACCAGTAGgcaggaaaaaatataaatcttttcaaaaacttcacATAACCTAATAATTCTCCACATTTCGTTAGATTCTCTCCTTACTACACTTTAACATCTGACCCTCTTGTAGTTAGTTAGACACAGTGTGTTTGCATCGTTAAGATAGcctttaaagtacaaaatatacatacaagATTAACTATCTAAGGTCGTCACTGTACATTAATCACACCAATTACTTAACTATTTCTCTCCTCCTCCAGACAAGACGTGGCGATACGTTCGTAATCGTCCAGACTGAGGGTGGACACAGATCGCAGGAACTCCTGTTGACAGTCAATGGTCAAAttcctttattaaaaattagcaaaattttAGCACATGAATCAAATATCATTGACAAGTTTAACTGTACTTCTCCTCCAAGAAAGTCCTGACAATATTGGGCAAATATGGGATTTCTAGTatatctatacaatttaaatctgTAATCTATACAAACATTctactatttattatgtttttattgcatgttttatCAGTTGActagtatttattacatttatttattgttaagttttatatatttattaggttAAGTTATGCATGACCGCCTGCTCTCTGCATGTTTAGTATAATATAGCGTCTGTGGCCtgttaactaattataatatattctgtaTTGTTGAATGTTGCTTGCATGTTAACCAACTATCTATTTGTCCggctaaaacaaaataaaggcaaaaaataCGGCCTAAAATttctatacaattaaaatttgtctAATTTACGTAAATTCTCCGTTAGTCAGCAAGGAACAAGGAATACTCtggatgtaaaaaaaacaatttttttaaagagcgAAGTCATAATTTGAGTCAGTTTTACTGCCATGTAGAGAAAAAAGACTGGGAGTATTGGAATGCTAATATTAAGCTCAATTTTACCAGAACTATGATTGCAAAATTCAAcaaagtacaaaatgttttataatgtaagaGTTTTGCGttgaatatttctttatttttgagttaataatactgtgttaaactaaaaaaaattaagttagcAAGTTCACGACATGGGCTATTTCATGATCAATGCCGTCTTCACAGATGGCATGGAATGGTCCATGGCCAACATTAGTTAAATTCCGTCATGGGCTCCATATAAGGTAATCTTGCGTCTCATTGGCTGAGCAGGTGGGGAAGGAATGGCGTATCGGACAAAAATAGTTAGTTCTTTTCCCTCTGTCCCATGAGGAAGAGAAGACTTCGCTCTCACACGTGTGGCCGCTCTActgtgttaattataattaattaacaaatagtGAGATATACACACATGTGCCATTAAGTGAATTTCAGCTGTGTGAAGGTACCATCAGGATACATGCAGGGTCTTAAGTTATAGATTTTACGATAGCActtattacaaatgtaatatattttgaaattaaaatcagaagactttatatatatttgaggcatctacattttattttaaataaaattgtgagtGGAAACGTTTTAGTGAAATTTATTTCTCCAGAGTAATAGAACTCGgtgaaacaattaattaattgaacttattttaaaaattatattcttcaatcaaatttcatattgcatttaaatagacttgatacattaaataaataaacgtagtgaaatttagaacaaaattttgtttgagcTGGGATTAATTCGAAGTGTAAAGAGCTACCTTATTAACTAAGATTGaatgaacacatttttaataaacagacCATGTCATGGAGCATCAGTGGTCCACAAACAATTCATATTTGTACATTGTCTTTCTAGCGTTGAGAACTTAGTAAACATGTTTAAGAACTACACGGTCCTGTCAAACAGCTTTTAatgttctttagtttttttacaaggaaaaattacaacaaatcgTAAGATGTTATCATGTCCTGTGTACAAGACGACTGGAAGGAGAAACACAATGCGGAGTTAAGGGAATTACTTAGGAATATGCAGGAAACACAGATTAGACAGAGTGGAGCACAAAATGCGAGGGAAACACTGTAGGCTACTAGCGACCCACGACGgctataagtaatattatattcaacCAACCTGACATGAACCATTAATGACCTacaagaaaatgaataaaacaggCTGAAAATCttgaaagtttaatataaaatcaccaaatgtcatatgttttcaacataaaatgcattttggttttttttaaattttacaagtgttacaaattacattttatacctgtaatataaaaaaaatcataagctCATGGTTGACACAAGtgtgttaaataaaagaatatcaaCACAATCATAGTACATAGCATATACAAACAGGCAAGAACAGAACATGCATATTCACATAAACAGTACaggtaaagtaaaaatgttataaaaccaacataTGAtacatactaatatattttaaatatatagattgtgtatatttttaaaattcaaaacacttTTTGAGAGCAAACACTTGTATTTACTTCAgtttgtgaattatttttatatattatattctaacaATAGTGCACgtgtaagtacaaaaaatattatttcctcttaaaatgaaataaaaggaGACTCAttctatagtttatattttgatagaATAGTAAAGTAAACACCTTCCACATTCCCCTACATAAAGAGAGAAGATCCTTGGAAAATTAAAGAGGTATATGTTGTGTCAAGccattatagaaaaaaaaaattaaaaaaaaaaaacagtgaggTAAGTAAGCTGATTGGAATGAATGTGCTTCCTGCATGATAATACTCATTTCAATGCGGCTTGTGGAACAATTGGGACGCCACATTCCTCACACTCCTAATCTCGTATCAAGTAACTATCACTTGTACACTAAACTAAATAGTATTTGGGTGGCAAGTCCCAAACAACAACAACGAAGTGGAAGAATCAGTCAACACTGGTTGGACTATGAGAAATAGTGGGACATTTCATggaggaaattgaaaaatttacacCTAAGGAATCATACTTATTGAACTGAAtagaattatgtataaaataatgtgcatttttcacacaaaaatttaattcccaattttacattgaatttataacaaaattagccTACTTCCTTCCCTAAAATATTTCTCGATCCAATCGCTCAAGACAGATCCTTAGTTTTAACTACACAGGCAGATTCACCCGCTTATAACGTCTACATTGATCAGAAACTGCAAGAAGATATACATGTAGCACAAATTAAGGAAAACACCTCCCAAATGCCCGGTATCCAAATTGAAGTAATACAACGCCCAGTGCTGTAATCAAGCCTGTTATCATTGACAAGCCTCACCTTGCCGAACTCATCAACAATCCGCTGAGTCTCGCTCTCCGAGTAGAAGTCCCTCAGGAACTTGTATGCCGCCTCCCTCAGAATACTGAGGTCATGTTCTCCCACCTTTTCGAATGACTTGGAGAACGCTGACTTTGCTGCAGGACTAGTCTCCTGTTTCACTATAAGATTCAACTTGGTGCCGTCCTTTATTGACGGGTAGTCACACAGGGATTTATCATCtatgaacataacatttttgttaaGTCTCTAAACACTGTTACAATTACTAtgttaacttataattattataatttagccCTTCAATATCTTCATCATAAACACTATTAAATGTCAAATAACTTTCCACTTGAAGtaacaaacaatattcattaaacaaaactttAGGAAAATGGTTAAAGAGTTTCTCTTGTTTAGGGGTGACAACTCGTTGGGAGATTTCTTATGCTCAAATTACAAAAAtgattataaatgaaatatgatTAATTTGTGTAAACAATTTCCTAATAAATTTCTTAGTAGATCATAAAAGACttagaataataacaaaaatcattataataataataatcattagaATGATAATATTCCAATCTGGATTTCTACACAGAAGGAAACGCTTTAGTGAGGTTTTCATTACATAGAGGACAATTTTCACTGGCAcgttacaattatattttgtgttattgcaATAGTATTTTAGAATGTACAGCACAAAATCAGTTGTTTGAttcaaattttgaagtaaaaatccCAATTTTAAGTTAACTCTATGCACTCGAaagaagtatttataatttgtccttggagtTCGTATGGCCAGCCAGCTCTACAGGCCGCCGCCGCTATTTTTTTGGAAGCACGGATTAATTTATGTCGTAAATGTTATCTCAGCTtgtatgtccagctgtactggccaagatataatacgTCCATAGCTCGTTTGGCAGCACCACTGGCCAATAAACATAGCAGTTTTTTCCAATATTCTCTTTGATTTATAAGAATGTAACACAgaggatattgaaaaataattccgatctggGGAAGTAAACAACAAATATGGTCGCAAAGCTGTCAATGAAAGTAGTgcggccatctgtactggccatacaAGTTGCAAAGtcaaactacggcaaaactaatGCGAGCTGTCTGGAACCATGGTGTAGTCAGCACTGCTAGCCTTTCGAGCGCAAAGGGTTAATACTGTTTATGCAAAAAACATTATTACGGTTTTTTGACATTATATAGTGCAAAATTCatacaacattaaaaatcaataaaatcacGATCGTCATGAATGCTTTAATGTATTTCttagcaaatttttaaatagtgaatAAAATCCCAAGACaatgacaaaaaaaatgtttaatcagtGACTATGATAACGTAATTATGCCATAAAATATCGCAAACACCTGGGCTCCACATGAGTGCAGTACTGCAGCACAGCCACATGTGCCTACCTTTACCTAATGCATCgtgaaaaatttgtaattaaataacatattcaaaAAATTTACGGAATATTTCTGGATAAAAGTGTTAAATTACCTGTGAGAGGTCGACCTGTCAGCAATAATTTCTGCTGGTTCACTGGAATATTGAGTACCTTATTCAGTTGTTCTTTCACTGCCAACACAGAGGTCTGTCCAGTCACCTAAAATATACAAGTTTGTGTGTTAACTTATACATAGTGGAAGTTTAGTAAGTTATTAgaaatgttgtttgtttgttgatcAGATGTATATGtaggagggagagagagagagtcacTTCCAATGTCCAGCTACTGTTGAATTTAGTAACACTCACTAGTGGAGGGAGGACAGTAGAATCCCACTAATCTGTTTCATGGTGATATGGGTGGAACGTAAAAAAgcgtataatttttttttttttttttgagggagaggcaggaaaaatgcaattacgcacgcaggtggccagcctgtagtgtgggactcccctaaaaacgggtttacccactaaaaaacctcctctacgctttaggattctaacctgggattgtttatcacattacttcaagCTAGGCCTAAATTTGTCTTAAGCCCGTGGGGCCTTATCCTTATCcagccacttcgcggtccagatcagatttcttttccaggaggatgccccggacgaactgtgacaaacaatcccagttcccctcatcctccataatctttttgCAGAcagtatccaccgaaaaaaccccgagttttcttgtggcctctaggcggggcctttcccaacgcggacagcggaagaaggtgtgttccgcgtcgtcgggaacacccgggcagtagatgcaatccggtgaaccggtcttgcccatccggttcaggtacgacttgaaatagccgtgacctgtcaggaactgcatgaggtagtagtccacttcgccatgccgcctttcgacccatggttgaacctgctcgatgagtcgcgcagtccatcgtcctcgggtttcgtgctcccagctgtgttgccactgctggaaggttcgggcacgctcttcggatcttgctgcgtccttgccgatctcgccttgtctctgataaatcgccttcctctcccctgccaagagcttgacagggatgactccggcaaccaccaagacggcaggctcggatactgtccgataggcggaacacacccggagcgcagcttgacgctgaacccgggcgagtcgcaacctataaaattccttggtaagaccgtctgcccacacctctgccccataaaggagcacggactggactgcggacatcaataaccgtcttttgctggaccgaggacccccgacattggccatcagcttactaagataagagaccacctaagcagccttgtccgccgaacggaagatctggtctctccagcttaacttgttgtccaccatgactccgaggtacttggcggcacgcgttgactggaccacttcccttcccactcgcagcgggacgacggtgtcagttctcttctttgtgagaatcacgatctccgtcttgctcagagcaagcgaaagaccgtgatcggacatccaggcgttgaccactcgcatgacctggttcaactttagctgggccagctcaacgttgcgtgcggcgatgagagccgcaacgtcatcggcgtacccaactaagacggtttcctctggcatcttggatctcaggaggctgccataagcgatattccagagatccgggccgagtattgaaccctgcgcggcaccagaggtgacttccaccgtccgcgctccgtctcgagtgtcgtatatcagacgcctagaacggaggtagtcctcgatgagccgtaACAGATAAGTTGGAATACGGAAGGTGTCACGAaatgcatccaacatatcgacccatctcgccgagttgaaggcattcttgaaatcaagcgtaacaagaagcactactttgcgggagaaatggttgtggccCTCGGCTCTCTCAACTGTTTtctgtacttccgtaatcgcgtcgattgttgatcgtccctttctgaagccgtactgacgagggcaaaTGTCCCCGACggctaccacggcagaaatcaggcgggaacggatcaacttttcaaaaagttttccagccatgtccagcatgcagagaggtctgtagtacgacggtAGCTcaggatcaccttttcccttgctaataagcaccagcctggcggttttccagggagatggaaacactccttcaaccaagcaggcattgtacattctcagcaacaacccgggattgatggtgaaaatcttcttcagagcctagctgggaatcccgtccgggccgggagccttgttgctcttcagggtgagaacagaggtttccaactcctcaatagtaaaaagcggaacgctctccacccgttcgaagtcaaccagtggtcgctgtggatgtacaggaaacagggcagtgacgatcctctccatggtggcgccctccatgatggagggtggagagcgggcgcccagtttctgggtcataactttgtaacccaaaccccaaggatcggaatcgacgtcatcccgaagtttcctccagctattcgccttgctcctgttgatggctcggcggagagactttctcgcagctttgtagacatccgacttacgaaccctatctgcaggaattctcgctctagtggcggcACGTTTTGTTCTAAGGCATGTTCTTCTGAGTTCCGCAATCTCTTCAGTCCACCAGTAGACGGGTTGCTTGTCGCGGCGGAGTTTCCTTCGCGGCATAGACCGGTCACAGGCCGAGACAAAAAGTTCCATCGTGGATGTTACTAAAGCCTCGGCGCCAGCCTCGCCAGGATTCGCCTGCCTCCCCGAGAGATGACCTCGGTGAACTTGACCACGTCCAGTTTATTGGTGTTCCACCGGCGTGGCCCTTCCCGTGATGCGGAAACTCTACGGTTTACATCATGCAgatcaaaaacaatgtactggTGGTCACTACCCGTGTAATCTTCCACCACCCTCCAGAGAGACCCTCGAAAGAAGAGACTCAGACCCGAAGGTTACGTCAGGAATCGTGCCACTCTGCCCGGGTCGCCTGAAAGTAGGCGTGTCGCCCTGGTTGAGGATGACGAGCACGGCCCTGGCGATGAAGTCCA contains these protein-coding regions:
- the LOC124365843 gene encoding ubiquitin-like protein 4A isoform X2, with protein sequence MFKVTGQTSVLAVKEQLNKVLNIPVNQQKLLLTGRPLTDDKSLCDYPSIKDGTKLNLIVKQETSPAAKSAFSKSFEKVGEHDLSILREAAYKFLRDFYSESETQRIVDEFGKEFLRSVSTLSLDDYERIATSCLEEERNS
- the LOC124365843 gene encoding ubiquitin-like protein 4A isoform X1 is translated as MKIIIKVLQGQEHTLEVTGQTSVLAVKEQLNKVLNIPVNQQKLLLTGRPLTDDKSLCDYPSIKDGTKLNLIVKQETSPAAKSAFSKSFEKVGEHDLSILREAAYKFLRDFYSESETQRIVDEFGKEFLRSVSTLSLDDYERIATSCLEEERNS